In Lentibacillus amyloliquefaciens, one DNA window encodes the following:
- a CDS encoding YqjF family protein: MFQDILNSTTHRRSSLPSGPWVMMQKWEEITFFHWPVSPNIINRFLPPGLELDTYEGDAWISIVPFNVTDVRFRGIRASVPHVKKFREVNVRTYVRCNGLSGVFFFSLDADNLMAVLGSRVATLSYFYAEMGINRSDGVIYYYCARKQRMPAVFRAMARPVGEFFSPEEGGLSEWLVERYFLWTSIKGILFRGSIHHPKWELQHAQANVTEETLAPFQVRCGRKAPLVHYAASQTTLIWMIRKEH; encoded by the coding sequence ATGTTTCAGGATATATTGAATAGCACCACACATCGCAGAAGCTCGCTGCCGAGCGGGCCGTGGGTCATGATGCAAAAATGGGAAGAGATAACGTTTTTTCACTGGCCCGTTTCGCCAAACATTATAAATCGGTTTCTGCCGCCCGGACTTGAGCTTGATACATATGAAGGAGACGCCTGGATTAGCATTGTTCCATTTAACGTGACGGACGTAAGGTTTCGTGGCATACGCGCATCCGTTCCTCATGTGAAAAAATTTCGGGAAGTGAATGTGCGGACGTACGTGAGATGCAACGGTTTGAGCGGCGTTTTCTTTTTCAGTCTTGATGCAGACAATTTAATGGCTGTTCTCGGTTCCAGGGTGGCGACGCTGTCTTACTTTTACGCTGAAATGGGCATCAATCGGTCAGACGGAGTCATTTATTATTACTGTGCCCGAAAACAGCGGATGCCGGCGGTCTTCAGGGCAATGGCCAGACCGGTAGGAGAGTTCTTTTCGCCGGAAGAAGGCGGGCTTAGCGAATGGCTCGTTGAACGGTATTTTTTGTGGACATCAATTAAAGGAATTCTGTTTCGCGGATCCATTCACCATCCAAAATGGGAACTTCAACACGCACAAGCGAATGTGACAGAAGAGACACTGGCACCATTTCAGGTTAGATGCGGCCGGAAAGCTCCTTTGGTCCATTATGCTGCTTCCCAAACGACGCTGATTTGGATGATCCGGAAAGAGCATTAA
- a CDS encoding patatin-like phospholipase family protein: protein MEYEAGLMLEGGGMRCAFTVGVLDYFLDQQVEFPAVATASAGALIGSSYIAKQRDRNTKLLAAIGKNRDAISILRLLQKRELFGMDLIFEKLANHTFPLEFQSFSQASSRFIVGTTDINTGKPVFYDQFDQQKDLSTIIRASCSLPVLAPSIDYKGNQLIDGGVADPIPITPLVEQGFKKQVIVLTRNKNYVKKPTKLNWFYKRIFKNKPELVKLLRNRHLRYNETMKQIRAMEAKGEVFIIQPEEPLEASRIERSYDKLEALYHQGYQVAKEKHQALLDFLQGSEQPPYAEENLSS from the coding sequence TTGGAATACGAAGCAGGCCTCATGTTAGAAGGCGGGGGTATGCGATGTGCGTTCACTGTTGGCGTACTGGATTATTTTTTAGATCAGCAGGTTGAATTCCCTGCTGTTGCAACAGCATCGGCAGGAGCACTTATCGGGAGTTCTTATATCGCTAAACAGCGTGACCGGAACACGAAGCTGCTCGCTGCGATAGGCAAAAATCGGGATGCGATATCAATCTTAAGGCTGTTGCAAAAAAGGGAGCTATTCGGTATGGATTTGATTTTTGAAAAGTTAGCTAACCATACGTTTCCGCTTGAATTTCAATCATTTTCACAAGCGAGCTCCAGATTTATTGTCGGAACAACCGATATTAATACCGGCAAACCAGTTTTCTATGACCAGTTTGATCAACAAAAGGATCTGTCGACGATTATCAGAGCCTCTTGTTCGCTGCCTGTTTTGGCGCCAAGCATCGACTATAAAGGGAATCAATTAATCGACGGCGGTGTCGCTGATCCGATACCAATCACTCCCCTGGTTGAACAGGGATTTAAAAAGCAAGTGATCGTCCTTACCCGTAATAAAAACTATGTCAAAAAACCCACAAAACTAAACTGGTTTTATAAGCGTATTTTTAAGAATAAGCCCGAGTTAGTCAAATTATTGCGCAACCGCCACCTGCGCTACAATGAAACCATGAAACAAATACGCGCCATGGAAGCGAAGGGCGAAGTTTTTATCATCCAGCCGGAGGAACCGCTGGAAGCAAGCAGAATTGAAAGAAGCTATGATAAACTTGAGGCACTATATCATCAGGGTTATCAGGTGGCCAAAGAGAAACACCAGGCATTGCTGGACTTTCTGCAAGGTTCAGAACAACCACCATATGCAGAAGAAAATCTGTCTTCATAA